One genomic region from Terriglobus aquaticus encodes:
- a CDS encoding type II toxin-antitoxin system VapC family toxin: MTYLLDTHVLIWAIEFPDKLSARARTLIADEANALLVSAISAFELANKVRLGKLPSGEKLHADYEALLVAAGISSVPVSAAIALRAGRLVADHRDPFDRIIAATSLAADIPLLSIDEALDAFHVRRIW, translated from the coding sequence TTGACCTACCTCCTCGACACGCATGTTCTGATCTGGGCAATCGAATTTCCTGACAAGCTTAGCGCGCGTGCCCGGACGCTCATCGCGGATGAGGCCAACGCCCTGCTTGTGTCCGCCATCAGCGCTTTCGAGCTAGCGAACAAAGTCCGTCTGGGCAAGTTGCCATCCGGCGAGAAGCTTCACGCCGATTACGAAGCTCTTCTCGTTGCAGCCGGCATTTCGTCAGTCCCGGTGAGTGCCGCGATCGCGCTTCGTGCCGGGCGTCTCGTCGCGGATCATCGCGACCCGTTCGATCGCATCATCGCCGCGACCTCGCTTGCCGCAGACATCCCGCTCCTCAGCATCGACGAAGCTCTCGACGCATTCCATGTCCGGCGTATCTGGTAG
- a CDS encoding type II toxin-antitoxin system Phd/YefM family antitoxin encodes MTVTMFEAKTRLSELVQKAQAGEEIIITSGREKTPVARIEPVKQPKVRRLGLIADPGYTFSDSFWDPLPEEELVLWEGGA; translated from the coding sequence ATGACGGTGACAATGTTCGAAGCAAAAACTCGCCTTTCAGAACTCGTTCAAAAGGCGCAAGCTGGCGAAGAAATCATCATCACCTCCGGACGCGAAAAAACGCCGGTCGCCCGCATCGAGCCAGTCAAGCAGCCGAAGGTTCGCCGGCTCGGCCTGATCGCAGATCCTGGGTATACATTTTCAGACTCATTCTGGGACCCTCTGCCCGAAGAGGAGTTGGTGCTCTGGGAAGGTGGGGCTTGA
- a CDS encoding site-2 protease family protein: MSQSAILLVFEFVALIFAFSIHEAAHAWMASRCGDQTARMLGRVTLNPVRHLDPLGSVLLPLIAAFTHLPLIGWAKPTPVVGRNLRNYKRDDILVTLAGPGVNLLVALVALLMMVVVKHFIPGGAEAVGASVTLALFGGEDRPSGLLFPLVLLLFCSMLVNLGLAVFNVIPIPPLDGSRVLRHFLPYHWQENYDRIGGYSLLLLMLVGGRLMSVLFTPVLGTFLSMLISM; the protein is encoded by the coding sequence ATGAGTCAGAGCGCGATTCTGTTGGTGTTTGAGTTTGTAGCGCTCATCTTTGCGTTCTCCATCCATGAGGCTGCACACGCTTGGATGGCTTCGCGGTGCGGCGACCAGACGGCGCGCATGCTGGGCCGGGTGACCCTGAACCCGGTGCGGCACCTGGATCCTCTTGGGTCGGTGCTGCTGCCGCTGATCGCGGCGTTTACGCACCTGCCCCTGATTGGCTGGGCCAAGCCGACGCCCGTGGTTGGGCGCAACCTGCGGAATTACAAGCGGGACGACATCCTGGTGACGCTCGCGGGGCCGGGCGTGAACCTGCTGGTGGCGCTGGTAGCGCTGCTGATGATGGTGGTGGTCAAGCACTTCATCCCGGGTGGGGCTGAGGCCGTGGGCGCGTCGGTCACGCTGGCGTTGTTTGGCGGGGAGGACCGGCCGTCGGGATTGCTCTTCCCGCTGGTGCTGCTGCTGTTTTGCAGCATGCTGGTGAACCTGGGACTGGCGGTGTTCAATGTGATCCCGATACCGCCGCTGGATGGATCGCGCGTGCTGCGGCACTTTCTGCCGTACCACTGGCAAGAGAACTACGACCGCATTGGCGGGTACAGCCTGTTGCTGCTGATGCTGGTGGGCGGCCGGCTGATGAGCGTGCTGTTTACGCCGGTGCTGGGCACGTTTTTGAGCATGCTGATCAGCATGTAG
- the trpS gene encoding tryptophan--tRNA ligase — protein sequence METNTKRRVLSGMRPTGRLHLGNYMGALYNWVRLQREYSCYFFIADIHALTTDYADPGDIRSKSFEVALDFLGAGLDPEQCVIFRQSAVPAHSELYTLFGMITPLGWLERVPTYKDQQEQLREKELNTHGFLGYPLLQSADILLYKPDFVPVGQDQVSHVELTREVARRFNQLYSSAVTPEVAAAASDKERMKAEISENVIETELLPEPKVLLTPSPKLPGLDGRKMSKSYGNTIGLTDSAEELKKKLRPMVTDPARVRRTDPGDPDKCPVGDLHKVFSTPETLAKVYDGCRNATIGCIECKGWCADSILREIEPIAERRRGFEAQPALVQDILTTGAAKAREQADATMAEVRAAMGL from the coding sequence ATGGAAACGAATACGAAGCGTCGCGTTCTGAGCGGCATGCGCCCGACCGGGCGGCTGCACCTGGGCAACTACATGGGTGCGCTGTACAACTGGGTGCGGTTGCAGCGGGAGTACTCCTGCTACTTCTTCATCGCCGACATTCATGCGCTGACGACGGATTACGCCGACCCGGGCGACATCCGGTCGAAGTCGTTTGAGGTGGCGTTGGACTTCCTGGGTGCCGGCCTCGATCCGGAGCAGTGCGTCATCTTTCGGCAAAGCGCGGTCCCGGCGCACTCCGAGCTGTACACGCTGTTTGGGATGATCACGCCGCTGGGCTGGCTGGAGCGCGTGCCGACGTACAAGGACCAGCAGGAGCAGCTTCGCGAAAAGGAACTGAACACGCACGGCTTCCTTGGCTATCCGCTGCTGCAGTCGGCGGACATTCTGCTGTACAAGCCTGACTTTGTGCCGGTGGGGCAGGACCAGGTGTCGCACGTGGAGCTGACACGCGAAGTGGCGCGCCGGTTCAACCAGTTGTACAGCTCTGCCGTGACGCCCGAGGTGGCTGCAGCGGCCAGCGACAAGGAGCGGATGAAGGCGGAGATCAGCGAGAACGTGATCGAGACCGAGCTGCTGCCAGAGCCGAAGGTCTTGCTGACGCCATCGCCGAAGCTGCCGGGGTTGGACGGCCGCAAGATGTCGAAGAGCTATGGGAACACGATCGGGCTGACGGACTCCGCGGAAGAGTTGAAGAAGAAGCTGCGGCCCATGGTCACGGATCCGGCGCGGGTGCGGCGGACCGATCCCGGCGACCCGGACAAGTGCCCGGTGGGCGATCTGCACAAGGTATTCAGCACGCCGGAGACGCTGGCGAAGGTGTACGACGGCTGCCGTAATGCGACGATCGGCTGCATCGAGTGCAAGGGCTGGTGTGCGGATTCGATTCTGCGGGAGATTGAGCCCATTGCCGAGCGGCGGCGCGGATTCGAGGCGCAACCCGCGCTGGTGCAGGACATTTTGACAACGGGAGCGGCGAAGGCGAGAGAGCAAGCGGACGCGACCATGGCCGAGGTGCGGGCCGCGATGGGCCTGTAA
- a CDS encoding segregation and condensation protein A: MPEPNVQDIPEQSQPDTAETPVASAPLVLEHPAPAPPKPVPARKKKEDAKEELSQSPFSITVGQVYDGPMDLLLDLIRKQDIDIYDIPIAKITAQFLAYTEQLKQQDVDSAGDFIYTASLLIHIKSKMLLPREASLIASGDAEDPRRELVERLLEHERFKAAAQMLLQKQQIEDATWTNPGAKEFTRVDEGEREIAADTTDLVRVFQEILERIRKRPVLNVNEETVTVAQMLEYTKRRLMLEDRPTSLRKLLQNTHSQQALICMFLAMLELVRLQAILLRQGHKFGDIVIKKTENFDEVLAHQERMRDDWR; the protein is encoded by the coding sequence ATGCCCGAGCCGAACGTTCAAGACATCCCGGAGCAGAGCCAGCCGGATACCGCCGAGACTCCGGTCGCGTCCGCACCCCTCGTGCTGGAGCACCCGGCGCCTGCGCCGCCCAAACCTGTGCCGGCCCGGAAGAAAAAAGAGGACGCGAAGGAAGAGCTTTCGCAGTCGCCTTTCTCGATCACCGTCGGGCAGGTGTATGACGGGCCGATGGACCTATTGCTGGACCTGATTCGCAAGCAGGACATCGACATTTACGACATCCCGATTGCGAAAATTACGGCGCAGTTCCTGGCGTATACCGAGCAACTAAAGCAGCAGGATGTGGACTCGGCGGGCGACTTCATCTACACGGCTTCCCTGCTGATCCACATCAAGAGCAAGATGCTGTTGCCTCGCGAGGCCTCGCTGATTGCGAGCGGCGATGCGGAGGATCCACGGCGCGAACTGGTGGAGCGCCTGCTGGAGCACGAGCGCTTCAAGGCTGCCGCGCAGATGCTGCTGCAGAAGCAGCAGATTGAGGATGCAACCTGGACCAACCCCGGAGCGAAGGAGTTCACGCGCGTCGATGAGGGCGAGCGCGAGATCGCCGCGGACACAACGGACCTGGTTCGCGTATTCCAGGAGATCCTGGAGCGGATCCGCAAGCGGCCCGTGCTGAACGTGAACGAAGAGACGGTCACCGTGGCGCAGATGCTGGAGTACACCAAGCGCCGCCTGATGCTGGAAGATCGCCCGACCAGCCTGCGCAAACTGCTGCAGAACACGCACTCGCAACAGGCTTTGATTTGCATGTTCCTGGCGATGCTGGAACTGGTGCGACTGCAGGCCATTCTGCTGCGGCAAGGTCACAAGTTCGGCGACATCGTGATCAAGAAAACCGAGAACTTCGACGAAGTCCTGGCGCACCAGGAGCGCATGCGCGACGACTGGCGCTGA
- a CDS encoding DUF2442 domain-containing protein — MSAEIAEEELRAAEQRWEDETGCYPSATDVRFDQNWRRIIVKLSTGLEIALDPLHYRGFEAASDAALSNIEISGIGYELFFPLLDEGIWLPNTFRDSFPNLRTPGEVKQVVEDKLAA; from the coding sequence ATGAGTGCGGAGATCGCCGAAGAGGAACTTCGGGCTGCGGAGCAGCGGTGGGAGGACGAGACCGGCTGCTATCCCAGTGCCACGGACGTGCGCTTCGATCAGAACTGGCGACGTATCATCGTGAAGCTTTCGACAGGACTGGAGATCGCGCTGGATCCGCTTCACTACCGCGGCTTCGAGGCTGCCTCGGACGCTGCTCTCTCCAACATTGAGATTTCGGGAATTGGGTACGAGCTCTTCTTTCCTCTCCTCGATGAGGGCATCTGGCTCCCGAATACCTTCCGCGACAGCTTTCCGAATCTTAGAACGCCAGGCGAAGTGAAGCAGGTCGTAGAGGACAAGCTGGCCGCCTGA
- a CDS encoding DUF4160 domain-containing protein, whose amino-acid sequence MPTILRFGAFRIMIYTDDHGPPHVHATDGSQSASFWLHCAERRASLRARKHMAGQVLSRVQNFIEANVEVLCEAWKEVHQ is encoded by the coding sequence ATGCCCACCATTCTCCGCTTCGGAGCATTCCGCATCATGATCTATACCGACGATCATGGGCCACCGCATGTGCATGCGACTGACGGAAGCCAGTCTGCTTCATTCTGGTTGCACTGTGCTGAACGGCGGGCCAGTTTACGCGCCCGGAAGCACATGGCGGGTCAGGTGCTGTCTCGCGTGCAGAACTTCATCGAAGCCAATGTCGAAGTCTTATGCGAAGCTTGGAAAGAGGTACACCAATGA
- the efp gene encoding elongation factor P, with the protein MAALLEAIEIKRKMVFEFEDAPYVCMESDVSTPTARGGQTLVRLKMRNLITGAVFDKTFKANDKFKEPDVSLVPASFLYNDGDGYHFMDQESYETLTLDEAKVGDATDFLTEGLMLQMHKYNGNPIALQLPIFVELEVTETEPAARGDFSSGSGTKAAKVETGMTLRVPPFVKQGERIKISTETREFAGRV; encoded by the coding sequence ATGGCAGCACTTCTGGAAGCAATCGAAATCAAGCGCAAGATGGTCTTCGAGTTCGAAGACGCGCCCTACGTCTGCATGGAGTCCGACGTAAGCACGCCCACCGCGCGCGGCGGCCAGACGCTGGTTCGCCTGAAGATGCGCAACCTGATCACCGGCGCCGTCTTCGACAAGACCTTCAAAGCTAATGACAAGTTCAAAGAGCCGGACGTCTCGCTCGTGCCAGCGTCATTCCTCTACAACGACGGCGACGGCTACCACTTCATGGACCAGGAAAGCTACGAGACACTCACGCTCGACGAAGCCAAGGTCGGCGACGCAACGGACTTCCTCACCGAAGGTCTCATGCTGCAAATGCACAAGTACAACGGCAATCCCATCGCTCTGCAGCTCCCCATCTTCGTCGAGCTCGAAGTGACCGAAACCGAACCAGCCGCCCGCGGCGACTTCTCCAGCGGCAGCGGCACCAAAGCCGCCAAGGTCGAAACCGGCATGACCCTCCGCGTCCCACCCTTCGTCAAACAGGGCGAGCGCATCAAGATCTCCACCGAGACCCGCGAGTTCGCCGGCCGCGTCTAG
- a CDS encoding O-acetyl-ADP-ribose deacetylase yields the protein MAELLIHRGDITKLHVDAIVNAANQSLLGGGGVDGAIHRAAGKELLAACELLGGCATGDAKATPGFKLPAKWVFHAVGPRWKGGTKGEDDLLAGCYRRSMQLARKHACKSIAFPAIATGIYHFPPDRAAHIAVTTVREHLPDSGVEQVIFCCWNEETEQIYRALLDHA from the coding sequence ATGGCCGAACTGCTCATCCACCGCGGCGACATCACGAAACTGCACGTCGATGCGATCGTGAACGCGGCCAACCAGTCGCTCCTCGGTGGCGGCGGTGTCGACGGCGCCATCCACCGCGCCGCCGGCAAAGAGCTGCTCGCCGCGTGCGAGCTGTTGGGCGGCTGCGCCACGGGTGATGCGAAAGCCACGCCCGGCTTCAAGCTTCCGGCAAAGTGGGTCTTCCACGCCGTCGGCCCACGGTGGAAGGGCGGCACTAAAGGTGAAGACGATCTGCTCGCCGGCTGCTATCGCCGCAGCATGCAGCTCGCCCGCAAGCACGCCTGCAAGTCCATCGCCTTTCCGGCCATCGCAACCGGCATCTACCACTTCCCACCCGACCGCGCCGCGCACATCGCCGTGACCACCGTGCGCGAGCACCTGCCGGACAGCGGCGTCGAGCAGGTCATCTTCTGCTGCTGGAACGAAGAGACAGAGCAGATCTATCGAGCCCTGCTCGACCACGCCTGA
- a CDS encoding ATP-binding protein translates to MDPLLRSLKEEKCKICEGMGMRVVEDEQGRRYAEPCVCRSYLRGLRAMEKANIPIRHESSTFETFTSYPGRSPSIGMAPMLLRRFVDGWSTDHDGTGLLITGGIGTGKTHLAVATLRALITEHNAVGLFYDHRSLLKAIQNSYNERSSESEYEVLAPVFQADVLVLDELGREKRSDWTGEMVEHILNTRYNDRRTTIITTNYPNEHSAMVRGDSKSGETLGDRVGERIFSRIQEMCLTVEMNGLDFRKTIKRAQLS, encoded by the coding sequence ATGGACCCATTACTTCGATCTCTCAAAGAAGAGAAGTGCAAGATCTGCGAAGGCATGGGCATGCGCGTCGTGGAGGACGAGCAGGGCCGCCGCTACGCCGAGCCATGCGTCTGCCGCTCCTACCTGCGCGGCCTTCGCGCCATGGAAAAGGCCAACATACCCATCCGGCACGAAAGCAGCACCTTTGAGACGTTCACCAGCTACCCCGGCCGCAGCCCTTCCATCGGCATGGCGCCCATGCTGCTGCGCCGTTTTGTGGACGGCTGGTCCACCGACCACGACGGCACCGGCCTGCTCATCACCGGTGGCATCGGCACCGGCAAAACCCATCTTGCGGTCGCAACGCTTCGCGCCCTCATTACCGAGCACAACGCCGTCGGCCTCTTCTACGACCACCGCTCCTTGCTCAAGGCGATTCAGAACAGCTACAACGAGCGCTCTTCCGAGTCGGAGTACGAGGTGCTCGCGCCCGTCTTCCAGGCCGACGTTCTGGTGCTGGACGAACTCGGTCGCGAAAAGCGATCCGACTGGACCGGCGAAATGGTCGAGCACATCCTGAACACGCGGTACAACGATCGCCGTACCACCATCATCACCACCAACTATCCCAATGAGCACTCCGCCATGGTGCGTGGGGACAGCAAATCCGGCGAGACGCTGGGCGACCGCGTCGGCGAACGCATCTTCTCGCGCATCCAGGAGATGTGCCTCACCGTTGAGATGAACGGCCTCGATTTCCGCAAGACGATCAAACGCGCGCAGCTCTCGTAA
- the rpmE gene encoding 50S ribosomal protein L31, giving the protein MPKQGIHPNYNDTTVKCACGNSFQTRSTHKGDIVLEICSACHPFFTGKQKLIDTAGRIERFKRKYAGKDAATATK; this is encoded by the coding sequence ATGCCTAAGCAGGGAATTCACCCGAACTACAACGACACCACCGTCAAGTGCGCGTGCGGCAACAGCTTCCAGACCCGGTCGACCCACAAGGGCGACATCGTTCTGGAAATCTGCTCGGCTTGCCACCCGTTCTTCACGGGCAAGCAGAAGCTGATCGACACCGCCGGCCGTATCGAGCGCTTCAAGCGCAAGTACGCCGGTAAGGATGCCGCGACGGCGACCAAGTAA
- a CDS encoding tRNA dihydrouridine synthase, producing MKKHWEECGTAVLERPATADAAVPAEFHIGPVRIAPATVLAPMAGVTDTVFRRFIKNASLFSAASSANVNANVDTVTTNQQSGCGLIMTEFTSADGLSRMREVKRKRYLTYYDDEHPISAQLFGSNPETLADSARICQDAGFDIVDLNLGCPAKRVVSCNGGSGLLRDLPHIQTIFEKVRAAVTIPFTVKFRMGWSDSQIVCVPLAKMAEDCGLNAVALHARTREQGYTGVARWEWIAAVKDAVKIPVIGNGDVRTPEDAAAMVAATACDAVMIGRAAPANPWIFRQIAEYTSSRAATGVGTYTVATEEDRHGMIRTYFRMLLDELEQEHPEIDVPELPNFESLSVAEKDAHNHLRRLKRDRESARRDGMGKMKQFASWFTHGVVGGGALRKAIFEAKRGDEVMAAVDRFFATRMEDRLHGEAAPEPAFADVGDS from the coding sequence ATGAAGAAGCACTGGGAAGAATGCGGGACTGCAGTTCTGGAGCGACCGGCCACGGCGGATGCCGCAGTTCCGGCCGAGTTCCACATTGGCCCGGTGCGGATTGCGCCCGCCACCGTGCTGGCTCCCATGGCGGGCGTGACCGACACGGTGTTCCGCCGCTTCATCAAGAACGCTTCCCTGTTCTCTGCTGCGTCCTCTGCCAACGTGAACGCTAATGTGGACACCGTCACGACGAATCAGCAGTCAGGCTGCGGCCTGATCATGACGGAATTCACGAGCGCCGACGGCCTGAGCCGCATGCGCGAGGTGAAACGCAAGCGCTACCTGACCTATTACGACGACGAGCACCCGATCAGCGCGCAACTGTTTGGATCGAATCCTGAAACGCTGGCCGACTCGGCGCGCATCTGCCAGGATGCCGGCTTCGACATTGTCGACCTGAACCTGGGCTGCCCGGCAAAGCGCGTGGTGAGTTGCAACGGCGGCAGCGGCCTGCTGCGTGACCTGCCGCACATCCAGACCATCTTCGAGAAGGTGCGTGCGGCGGTCACGATTCCTTTTACGGTCAAGTTCCGCATGGGTTGGTCGGACTCACAGATTGTGTGCGTTCCGCTGGCGAAAATGGCCGAGGACTGCGGCCTAAATGCAGTGGCATTGCACGCCCGCACGCGCGAGCAGGGCTACACCGGCGTTGCGCGTTGGGAGTGGATTGCGGCGGTCAAGGATGCAGTGAAGATCCCGGTGATTGGCAATGGCGACGTGCGCACGCCGGAGGACGCGGCGGCGATGGTTGCCGCGACCGCCTGCGATGCGGTGATGATCGGCCGCGCAGCTCCGGCGAATCCATGGATCTTCCGGCAAATCGCGGAGTACACGAGCAGCCGAGCGGCAACCGGCGTGGGCACGTATACGGTGGCGACGGAAGAGGATCGGCATGGCATGATCCGCACGTACTTCCGCATGCTGCTGGACGAGTTGGAGCAGGAGCACCCAGAGATCGACGTGCCGGAGCTGCCGAACTTCGAGTCGCTGAGCGTGGCCGAAAAGGACGCGCACAACCACCTGCGCCGGCTGAAGCGCGACCGCGAAAGCGCGCGCCGCGACGGCATGGGAAAGATGAAGCAGTTTGCGAGCTGGTTCACGCATGGCGTGGTGGGCGGTGGAGCGTTGCGCAAGGCGATCTTTGAAGCGAAGCGCGGCGATGAGGTGATGGCGGCGGTAGATCGCTTCTTTGCGACCCGCATGGAGGACCGCCTGCACGGCGAGGCGGCGCCCGAGCCGGCGTTTGCAGACGTGGGCGACAGCTAG